From the Cupriavidus necator N-1 genome, one window contains:
- a CDS encoding tripartite tricarboxylate transporter substrate-binding protein, giving the protein MQIRALHRRRLVLGGAAAVLLAGRAGAQARSNGSLVLVVPFAPGGVVDKTAREVHAGLGRRLGQNVVIENHDGAGGTIGTSIVARSKADGHTIGLVYDSYATEPLAYPNLPYRAGRDLTGVSYMVRAPMALVVPAASPWRTLQDYVRACRQSREVSYASVGVGSSNHLTAEWFHQAAGTHGLHVPFRGGAPALKDLLGGHVDSMFASLPLLLAQLQAGKLRALAVSASARNPHLPTVPTLADTWPGLVSYSWVGMIAPAGTPAAQLDRRAAAVSQTLRETAVTQRLYDNGFEVVASGREAMNALVASEAARWAELARQRTLALG; this is encoded by the coding sequence ATGCAGATCCGTGCATTGCATCGCCGCCGGCTGGTGCTGGGCGGCGCCGCGGCCGTGCTGCTGGCCGGCCGCGCCGGCGCACAGGCGCGCAGCAACGGCTCGCTGGTGCTGGTCGTGCCGTTTGCGCCAGGCGGCGTGGTCGACAAGACCGCGCGCGAAGTCCATGCGGGCCTCGGACGGCGGCTCGGCCAGAACGTGGTGATCGAGAACCACGACGGCGCCGGCGGCACCATCGGCACCAGCATCGTGGCGCGCAGCAAGGCCGATGGCCACACCATCGGCCTGGTCTATGACTCGTATGCAACCGAGCCGCTGGCCTACCCGAACCTGCCTTACCGCGCCGGGCGCGATCTCACCGGCGTGTCTTACATGGTGCGCGCGCCGATGGCGCTGGTGGTGCCGGCCGCGTCGCCGTGGCGCACGCTGCAGGACTATGTACGGGCGTGCCGGCAGTCGCGCGAGGTGTCTTATGCCTCCGTGGGTGTCGGCAGTTCCAACCACCTGACCGCCGAATGGTTCCACCAGGCCGCCGGCACCCATGGCCTGCACGTGCCGTTCCGCGGCGGCGCCCCGGCACTGAAAGACCTGCTGGGCGGCCATGTCGACTCGATGTTTGCCAGCCTGCCGCTGCTGCTGGCGCAACTGCAGGCCGGCAAGCTGCGGGCGCTGGCGGTCAGCGCTTCTGCGCGCAATCCGCATCTGCCGACGGTGCCCACGCTGGCCGACACCTGGCCGGGCCTGGTCAGCTACTCCTGGGTCGGCATGATCGCGCCGGCCGGTACGCCGGCCGCGCAACTCGACCGCCGGGCCGCCGCAGTCAGCCAGACGCTGCGCGAAACGGCCGTAACGCAGCGCCTTTACGACAATGGCTTCGAAGTCGTGGCCAGCGGACGTGAAGCGATGAATGCGCTAGTCGCTTCCGAAGCGGCGCGCTGGGCGGAGCTGGCGCGGCAACGCACGCTGGCGCTGGGCTAG
- a CDS encoding XapX domain-containing protein: MKLYLVSLAAGILVGIIYALLQVRSPAPPVVALIGLLGMLIGEQVVPPVKRLLAGEPVTVAWFRGECVPKITGAPAAPTAARPAAQDAGDQPQAH; encoded by the coding sequence ATGAAGCTCTATCTGGTATCACTGGCCGCCGGCATCCTGGTCGGCATCATCTATGCACTGTTGCAGGTGCGCTCGCCGGCGCCGCCGGTGGTGGCGCTGATCGGCTTGCTGGGCATGCTGATCGGCGAGCAAGTGGTGCCGCCCGTCAAGCGCCTGCTGGCGGGCGAGCCGGTCACGGTGGCCTGGTTCCGTGGCGAGTGCGTGCCGAAGATCACCGGCGCACCGGCGGCGCCGACGGCGGCACGCCCGGCAGCGCAGGACGCCGGGGACCAGCCGCAGGCGCACTAG
- a CDS encoding aldehyde dehydrogenase family protein has product MHNQLFIDGRFVDALDGDTLDIVNPHDGSLITRVAAGAQLDIDRAVAAARRAFPAWSRLAAGERGRLLARLADAIDADTGLAELESADTGHPIRDARGLDVPRTAACFRYFAGMADKIEGTVVPVEPGFLNYVQRAPVGVVGQIVPWNFPLMFTGWKLGPALAAGNTVVLKPSELTPLSALRVAALAADVGFPPGVINVVPGFGNVAGQRLANHPDVDKIAFTGSTATGRRIVEASRGNLKRIQLELGGKGANMVFADADLDAAVAGAAWASFHNQGQACIAGSRLLLHEDIADAFLARFVALAQSIRVGDPADPATEMGPLTSAAHRDRVLESVEMARAQGGTVLAGGKAPADPRLRQGFYVDPTVVAARPQDRIAKEEVFGPVVTVLRFASDEQALAIANATQYGLGNGLWTRDLARAHRLARDIRGGMCWVNCYKRVHPGSPFGGVGESGYGRDMGFEAMHGYTESRSVWINVDAGIAPHFAR; this is encoded by the coding sequence ATGCACAACCAGCTGTTTATCGACGGCCGCTTCGTCGATGCCCTCGACGGGGACACCCTCGACATCGTCAATCCGCACGACGGCAGCCTGATCACGCGCGTGGCCGCGGGCGCGCAGCTCGATATCGACCGCGCCGTGGCCGCGGCGCGCCGCGCCTTTCCAGCATGGTCGCGCCTCGCCGCCGGCGAACGGGGCAGGCTGCTGGCGCGGCTGGCCGACGCCATTGACGCCGACACGGGGCTGGCCGAACTTGAAAGCGCCGACACCGGCCACCCCATCCGCGATGCGCGCGGCCTTGACGTGCCGCGCACCGCGGCGTGCTTCCGCTATTTCGCGGGCATGGCCGACAAGATCGAAGGCACTGTGGTGCCGGTCGAACCCGGTTTTCTCAACTACGTGCAACGGGCCCCGGTCGGCGTGGTGGGGCAGATCGTGCCGTGGAACTTCCCGCTGATGTTCACCGGCTGGAAGCTGGGGCCGGCACTGGCGGCGGGCAACACGGTGGTGCTCAAGCCGTCGGAGCTGACGCCGCTGTCCGCGCTGCGCGTGGCGGCGCTGGCGGCTGACGTTGGCTTCCCGCCGGGCGTGATCAACGTCGTGCCCGGCTTCGGCAACGTGGCCGGCCAGCGGCTGGCCAACCATCCCGACGTGGACAAGATCGCCTTCACGGGCTCCACCGCCACCGGGCGGCGCATCGTCGAGGCCTCGCGCGGCAACCTCAAGCGCATCCAGCTTGAGCTGGGCGGCAAGGGCGCCAATATGGTCTTCGCCGATGCCGACCTGGATGCCGCCGTGGCGGGCGCAGCCTGGGCCAGCTTCCACAACCAGGGCCAGGCCTGCATTGCCGGCTCACGCCTGCTGCTGCATGAGGACATCGCCGATGCCTTCCTCGCGCGCTTCGTGGCGCTGGCGCAATCGATCCGCGTGGGCGATCCGGCCGACCCCGCCACCGAGATGGGGCCGCTGACCTCGGCCGCCCATCGCGACCGCGTGCTGGAGTCTGTGGAGATGGCACGGGCCCAGGGCGGCACCGTGCTGGCCGGCGGCAAGGCGCCCGCCGACCCCCGCCTGCGCCAGGGCTTCTATGTCGATCCCACCGTGGTCGCTGCGCGCCCGCAGGACCGCATCGCCAAGGAAGAGGTCTTCGGCCCGGTCGTCACGGTACTGCGCTTTGCCAGCGACGAGCAGGCGCTGGCCATCGCCAACGCCACGCAATACGGGCTGGGCAACGGGCTATGGACGCGCGACCTGGCCCGCGCGCACCGCCTCGCACGCGATATCCGCGGCGGCATGTGCTGGGTCAACTGCTACAAGCGCGTCCATCCGGGCAGCCCCTTCGGCGGCGTGGGCGAATCCGGCTACGGGCGCGACATGGGGTTCGAGGCGATGCACGGCTACACCGAGTCGCGCTCGGTGTGGATCAACGTGGATGCCGGCATTGCGCCGCACTTTGCGCGCTGA
- a CDS encoding DoxX family protein, with product MTAHPLPPAAGAATTPSAWLRWLALLALSAPYLQGGLVKAADFGAAIAEMQHFGLAPAALLAAAVIVLELGAAALMLSGRLRWLGALALAVFTVLATFVANCFWQAPPDARFGQANAFFEHIALAGGLCLVAWEDLRQRRAAMGQA from the coding sequence ATGACTGCCCATCCCCTCCCCCCCGCGGCGGGCGCAGCGACCACGCCCTCGGCCTGGCTGCGCTGGCTGGCGCTGCTGGCACTGTCCGCGCCCTACCTGCAGGGTGGACTGGTCAAGGCGGCTGACTTTGGTGCCGCCATCGCCGAGATGCAGCACTTCGGCCTGGCGCCGGCCGCACTCCTGGCGGCGGCCGTGATCGTGCTGGAACTGGGCGCGGCCGCGCTGATGCTGAGCGGGCGGCTGCGGTGGCTGGGCGCGCTGGCGCTGGCCGTGTTCACCGTGCTGGCAACTTTTGTCGCCAACTGCTTCTGGCAGGCGCCGCCGGATGCGCGCTTCGGGCAGGCCAACGCTTTTTTCGAGCATATCGCGCTGGCCGGCGGCCTTTGCCTGGTGGCCTGGGAAGACCTGCGGCAACGCCGCGCGGCCATGGGCCAGGCATGA
- a CDS encoding amidohydrolase, which produces MSVTRRQFIASAAALGAAPFSETFAMSPGSQPSLILVNGKFTTLDKSKPQADAVAIRDGRFVAVGTRQDIMKLAGAQTKVVDLNGRRAIPGLIDSHMHIIRGGLNYNMELRWDGVRSLADAMRMLKDQVARTPAPQWVRVVGGFTEHQFAEKRLPTIDELNAVAPDTPVFILHLYDRAILNGAALRAVGYNKDTPNPPGGEIVRDARGNPTGLLLAKPNATILYATLAKGPKLPPEYQKNSTCHFMREVNRLGVTGVIDAGGGYQNYPEDYSIIEELHKEGQLTVRLAYNLFTQKPKEELSDFKTWTSTVKPGQGDDLYRHNGAGEMLVYTAADFEDFRVERPDMAPSMEADLEPVIRLLAEKRWPWRLHATYDQTITRALDVYEKVAKDIPFNGLNWFFDHAETISDRNIDRIAALGGGIAVQHRMAYQGEYFVERYGAKAAEATPPIKKMLEKGVKVGAGTDATRVASYNPWVSLYWLTTGKTVGGMSMYPQANLLDRETALRLWTEANTWFSSETGKKGQIKAGQLADLAVLSADYFAVPGDDIQDITSVLTVLGGKIVYGDREFGKHSPQIPPAMPDWSPARHGSQYQPRPQAQKLALNTACGCASSCGVHGHAHARAWTAGVPASDESTFWGALGCSCWAF; this is translated from the coding sequence ATGTCAGTCACCCGCCGGCAATTTATCGCTTCGGCCGCCGCGCTCGGCGCGGCGCCTTTTTCGGAGACCTTCGCCATGTCGCCTGGCAGTCAACCCAGCCTCATCCTCGTCAATGGCAAGTTCACTACGCTCGACAAGTCCAAGCCGCAGGCGGACGCCGTCGCGATCCGTGACGGACGCTTCGTCGCCGTCGGCACGCGCCAGGACATCATGAAGCTGGCCGGCGCGCAGACCAAGGTGGTCGACCTGAATGGCCGGCGGGCCATTCCCGGGCTGATCGACAGCCATATGCATATCATCCGCGGTGGCCTGAACTACAACATGGAATTGCGCTGGGACGGCGTGCGCTCGCTCGCCGATGCCATGCGCATGCTGAAGGACCAGGTCGCGCGCACGCCAGCGCCGCAATGGGTGCGGGTGGTGGGCGGCTTCACCGAGCACCAGTTCGCCGAGAAGCGGCTGCCCACCATCGACGAACTGAATGCCGTGGCGCCCGATACCCCGGTATTCATCCTGCACCTCTATGACCGCGCCATTCTGAACGGCGCCGCGCTGCGCGCAGTGGGCTACAACAAGGACACGCCGAACCCTCCGGGTGGCGAGATCGTGCGCGATGCACGCGGCAATCCCACCGGGCTGCTGCTGGCCAAGCCCAATGCGACCATCCTCTACGCCACGCTGGCCAAAGGCCCGAAGCTACCGCCCGAGTACCAGAAGAACTCGACGTGTCACTTCATGCGCGAGGTGAACCGCCTGGGCGTGACCGGCGTGATCGATGCGGGCGGCGGCTACCAGAACTATCCCGAGGACTACAGCATCATCGAGGAACTGCACAAGGAAGGTCAGCTCACGGTGCGCCTGGCCTACAACCTGTTCACGCAGAAGCCCAAGGAAGAGCTCAGCGATTTCAAGACCTGGACGTCGACCGTGAAGCCAGGCCAGGGCGATGACCTCTATCGCCACAATGGCGCCGGCGAAATGCTGGTGTACACCGCGGCCGACTTCGAGGACTTCCGTGTCGAGCGCCCCGACATGGCGCCGTCGATGGAAGCCGACCTGGAGCCAGTGATTCGCCTGCTGGCCGAAAAGCGCTGGCCGTGGCGCCTGCATGCGACCTATGACCAGACCATCACGCGCGCGCTCGACGTCTATGAAAAGGTCGCCAAGGACATCCCGTTCAACGGCCTGAACTGGTTCTTCGATCACGCCGAGACCATCTCCGACCGCAACATCGACCGCATCGCGGCGCTTGGCGGCGGCATCGCCGTGCAGCACCGCATGGCCTACCAAGGCGAGTACTTTGTCGAGCGCTACGGTGCCAAGGCCGCTGAAGCCACGCCGCCGATCAAGAAGATGCTGGAGAAGGGCGTGAAGGTCGGCGCCGGCACCGATGCCACGCGCGTAGCCTCGTACAACCCGTGGGTCTCGCTGTACTGGCTGACCACGGGCAAGACCGTGGGCGGCATGTCGATGTATCCACAGGCCAACCTGCTCGATCGCGAAACGGCGCTGCGCCTGTGGACCGAGGCCAACACGTGGTTCTCGTCCGAAACCGGCAAGAAGGGGCAGATCAAGGCGGGCCAGCTGGCCGACCTGGCCGTGTTGTCCGCCGACTACTTCGCGGTGCCGGGCGACGACATCCAGGACATCACGTCGGTGCTGACCGTGCTCGGCGGCAAGATCGTCTATGGAGACAGGGAATTCGGCAAGCATTCGCCACAGATCCCACCCGCGATGCCGGACTGGTCGCCCGCCCGCCACGGCAGCCAGTACCAGCCGCGCCCGCAAGCCCAAAAGCTGGCCTTGAACACGGCCTGCGGCTGTGCCAGTTCGTGCGGCGTGCACGGCCATGCGCATGCCAGGGCCTGGACGGCCGGCGTGCCCGCCTCGGACGAGAGTACGTTCTGGGGCGCGCTGGGTTGCTCATGCTGGGCGTTCTGA
- a CDS encoding alpha/beta fold hydrolase, with the protein MSIITTQDGTQIFYKDWGSGQPVVFSHGWPLNADAWDAQMLFLVRQGFRVIAHDRRGHGRSDQPAQGNDMDTYADDLAALLDALDLRDATLVGHSTGGGEVAHYIGRHGTGRVARAVLIGAVPPIMLKTAANPGGLPIDVFDGIRKGVADNRSQFYQDLATPFFGFNRPGAKVLQGTIDAFWAQGMAGGIVGQYACIREFSEVDYTEDLKKFDVPTLILHGDDDQIVPIDASAKRSAELVKGATLKVYPGASHGMCVVNADQVNADLLAFLKA; encoded by the coding sequence ATGAGCATCATCACGACGCAGGACGGCACGCAGATCTTCTACAAGGACTGGGGCAGTGGCCAGCCCGTGGTCTTCTCGCACGGCTGGCCCCTCAATGCCGATGCGTGGGATGCGCAGATGCTGTTCCTGGTGCGGCAGGGGTTCCGGGTGATCGCCCATGACCGCCGCGGCCATGGCCGCTCGGACCAGCCGGCGCAGGGCAACGACATGGACACCTATGCCGATGACCTGGCGGCGCTGCTGGACGCGCTGGACCTGCGCGATGCCACGCTGGTGGGCCATTCCACCGGTGGCGGCGAGGTGGCGCACTACATCGGCCGCCATGGCACCGGCCGTGTCGCCAGGGCCGTGCTGATCGGCGCGGTGCCGCCGATCATGCTCAAGACCGCGGCCAACCCCGGCGGGCTGCCGATCGATGTGTTCGACGGCATCCGCAAGGGCGTGGCCGACAACCGCTCGCAGTTCTACCAGGACCTGGCGACGCCGTTCTTCGGCTTCAACCGCCCCGGCGCCAAGGTCTTGCAAGGCACCATCGACGCCTTCTGGGCGCAGGGCATGGCCGGCGGCATCGTGGGCCAGTACGCATGTATCAGGGAATTCTCGGAAGTCGACTACACCGAGGACCTGAAGAAGTTCGACGTGCCCACGCTGATCCTGCATGGCGATGACGACCAGATCGTGCCCATCGACGCTTCGGCGAAGCGGTCGGCGGAACTGGTCAAGGGCGCGACCCTCAAGGTGTATCCGGGCGCTTCGCACGGCATGTGCGTGGTCAATGCCGACCAGGTCAACGCCGACCTGCTGGCCTTCCTGAAGGCCTGA
- a CDS encoding hydrolase, which produces MTNPKLEVLTPQNSQLIFIDHQPQMAFGVQSMDRQAMKNNVVGLAKAAKIFNIPTTITTVESESFSGFTYPELLDVFPDQKTLERTSMNSWDDQKVRDALKANGRNKVVVAGLWTEVCNTTFALCAMLEGNYEIYMVADASGGTSKEAHDYAMQRMVQAGVVPVTWQQVLLEWQRDWAHRDTYDAVMKLVKEHSGAYGMGVDYAYTMVHKAAQRTATPHEALAAVPAR; this is translated from the coding sequence ATGACGAACCCCAAGCTCGAAGTCCTGACCCCGCAAAACAGCCAGCTGATCTTCATCGACCACCAACCGCAGATGGCGTTCGGCGTCCAGTCGATGGACCGCCAGGCGATGAAGAACAACGTCGTCGGCCTGGCCAAGGCGGCAAAGATCTTCAATATCCCGACGACGATCACCACCGTCGAGAGCGAGTCGTTCTCGGGCTTCACCTATCCGGAACTGCTCGACGTGTTCCCGGACCAGAAGACGCTGGAGCGCACCTCGATGAACTCGTGGGACGACCAGAAGGTGCGCGATGCGCTCAAGGCCAACGGCCGCAACAAGGTGGTCGTGGCCGGCCTGTGGACCGAGGTCTGCAACACCACCTTCGCGCTGTGCGCGATGCTCGAAGGCAACTATGAGATCTACATGGTGGCCGATGCCTCCGGCGGCACCTCGAAGGAAGCCCACGACTACGCCATGCAGCGCATGGTCCAGGCGGGCGTGGTGCCAGTGACCTGGCAGCAGGTGCTGCTGGAATGGCAGCGCGACTGGGCCCACCGCGACACGTACGACGCGGTGATGAAACTGGTCAAGGAGCACTCGGGCGCCTACGGTATGGGAGTGGACTACGCCTACACCATGGTCCACAAGGCTGCGCAGCGCACCGCCACGCCGCATGAGGCACTGGCCGCCGTGCCTGCCCGCTGA
- the gdhA gene encoding NADP-specific glutamate dehydrogenase, giving the protein MNSPSLDAFLAGVARRDPNQPEFLQAVKEVMMTLWPFVERNPRYADQALLERLVEPERVIQFRVAWTDDQNRVQVNRAFRVQHSSAIGPFKGGMRFHPTVNLSVLKFLGFEQTFKNALTTLPMGGGKGGSDFDPKGKSDAEVMRFCQALVTELFRHLGPDTDIPAGDIGVGAREVGFMAGMMKKLSNQSACVFTGKGLAYGGSLMRPEATGYGTVYFAQEMLHRRGRAFDGLRVLISGSGNVAQYAAEKAIELGATVLTLSDSGGVLHYPQGMTTGQLAEVMAFKNEERGRLSDFAARHGMTFEAGRTPWHVPADVALPCATQNELDGNDAETLLGNGVICVAEGANMPSTLEAVDRFVDAKILYAPGKASNAGGVATSGLEMSQNAMRLSWHHAEVDEKLHAIMKDIHQNCIHHGQKAGGYINYVEGANIAGFVKVADAMLAQGVI; this is encoded by the coding sequence GTGAATTCTCCCTCCCTTGACGCATTCCTGGCGGGGGTTGCCCGCCGCGACCCCAATCAACCTGAATTCCTCCAGGCCGTGAAGGAAGTGATGATGACGCTCTGGCCCTTTGTCGAGCGCAATCCGCGCTACGCCGACCAGGCCCTGCTTGAGCGGCTGGTGGAGCCTGAGCGCGTGATCCAGTTCCGCGTGGCCTGGACCGACGACCAGAACCGCGTGCAGGTCAACCGCGCCTTCCGCGTGCAGCACAGCTCGGCCATCGGCCCGTTCAAAGGCGGCATGCGCTTCCACCCGACCGTGAACCTGTCGGTGTTGAAGTTCCTGGGCTTCGAGCAGACCTTCAAGAACGCGCTGACCACGCTGCCCATGGGCGGCGGCAAGGGCGGCTCGGACTTTGATCCCAAGGGCAAGTCCGACGCCGAAGTGATGCGCTTCTGCCAGGCGCTGGTGACCGAGTTGTTCCGCCACCTGGGCCCGGATACCGACATCCCGGCCGGCGACATCGGCGTGGGCGCACGTGAAGTCGGCTTTATGGCCGGCATGATGAAGAAGCTGTCGAACCAGTCCGCCTGTGTCTTTACCGGCAAGGGCCTGGCCTACGGCGGCAGCCTGATGCGCCCGGAAGCGACCGGCTACGGCACGGTCTACTTTGCGCAGGAGATGCTGCACCGTCGCGGGCGCGCCTTCGACGGCCTGCGCGTGCTGATCTCCGGCTCGGGCAACGTGGCCCAGTACGCAGCAGAGAAGGCGATCGAGCTCGGCGCCACGGTGCTGACGCTGTCCGATTCCGGCGGCGTGCTGCACTACCCGCAAGGCATGACCACCGGGCAGCTGGCCGAAGTGATGGCCTTCAAGAATGAAGAGCGCGGCCGCCTGTCCGACTTTGCCGCCCGCCACGGCATGACCTTCGAAGCCGGCCGCACCCCGTGGCACGTGCCCGCCGACGTGGCGCTGCCGTGCGCCACCCAGAACGAGCTGGACGGCAACGACGCCGAGACCCTGCTCGGCAATGGCGTGATCTGCGTGGCCGAAGGCGCCAACATGCCGTCGACGCTGGAAGCCGTGGACCGCTTTGTCGACGCGAAGATCCTCTACGCCCCGGGCAAGGCCAGCAATGCCGGCGGCGTTGCCACTTCCGGACTTGAAATGTCGCAGAACGCCATGCGCCTGTCCTGGCACCATGCCGAGGTCGACGAGAAGCTGCACGCGATCATGAAGGACATCCACCAGAACTGCATCCACCACGGCCAGAAGGCGGGTGGCTATATCAACTACGTGGAAGGCGCGAACATCGCCGGCTTCGTCAAGGTGGCCGACGCCATGCTGGCGCAAGGCGTGATCTGA
- a CDS encoding aminotransferase-like domain-containing protein produces MNQTTTALQGGKEAFATRVGRVQSSAIRDLLKYSKAPGVISLAGGIPAPDLFDSAGLREALAAVLDSGDTAAFQYGLTEGEPALRDQIAQLLRLRGIVADPTSILVTSGSQQGLDLAARALLNPGDTVLVERPSYLAALQTFGLAEASIISVPSDEAGIDVDWIESYASRHPVRAIYVVPNFGNPSGRTLSLTRRRQLVDLAGRAGTYIIEDDPYGELRLCGNPVASILGLATGSAAQSRVLYLSSFSTRRADR; encoded by the coding sequence ATGAACCAGACAACGACCGCACTGCAAGGCGGGAAAGAGGCATTTGCTACTCGCGTAGGCCGCGTGCAGAGCTCTGCAATACGGGACCTGCTGAAGTACAGCAAGGCACCAGGCGTCATCTCGCTTGCCGGTGGCATCCCCGCACCGGATCTGTTCGATTCCGCAGGTCTTCGCGAAGCGCTGGCTGCAGTGCTTGACAGCGGCGATACCGCTGCGTTCCAGTACGGACTGACCGAAGGCGAGCCGGCGCTGCGCGATCAGATCGCGCAATTGCTCCGGCTGCGCGGCATCGTAGCGGATCCGACCAGCATCCTGGTCACGTCGGGTTCACAACAGGGCCTGGATCTGGCCGCGCGCGCTTTGCTCAACCCCGGTGACACGGTGCTCGTGGAACGGCCGTCCTACCTCGCAGCGCTGCAGACCTTCGGCCTCGCCGAGGCCAGTATTATCTCCGTGCCATCCGACGAAGCAGGCATCGATGTGGACTGGATCGAGTCCTACGCTTCGCGTCATCCGGTCAGGGCTATCTACGTCGTCCCGAACTTTGGCAACCCGAGCGGTCGCACGCTCTCCCTGACGCGACGCCGGCAGCTCGTCGACCTTGCCGGTCGCGCCGGCACCTACATCATCGAGGACGATCCCTATGGAGAGCTGCGCCTCTGCGGCAACCCAGTAGCCAGCATCCTGGGGCTCGCCACCGGCAGTGCCGCGCAGTCCCGCGTCCTCTACTTGTCGTCGTTCTCCACACGGCGCGCTGATCGGTGA
- a CDS encoding helix-turn-helix domain-containing protein, with translation MFKDATGLPPSRYVLHKRIEFACAALRRDELSIESVALACGFSDSAQFSKQFRKVGTPAKRVTPSSSATSRSVQSSSVMRHRLPSGRT, from the coding sequence GTGTTCAAGGACGCCACTGGCCTGCCGCCCTCTCGATACGTCCTGCATAAGCGCATCGAATTTGCCTGCGCCGCCTTGCGCCGCGACGAGCTTTCGATTGAAAGTGTGGCGCTGGCCTGCGGCTTCAGCGACAGCGCGCAGTTCTCCAAGCAGTTCAGGAAGGTTGGCACACCGGCAAAGCGTGTAACGCCGAGCTCGTCGGCGACTTCCCGCAGCGTGCAGTCATCCAGCGTCATGAGGCACAGGCTGCCGAGCGGACGCACATAG